Proteins encoded by one window of Chryseobacterium aquaeductus:
- a CDS encoding type II toxin-antitoxin system RelE/ParE family toxin: MIKIIWSICAKKEFDKVYQYWADHNKSNIYPEKILDETVRMINLLRDQNKIGLKSSTKELRRVLILENFSLSYRLTKKRN; this comes from the coding sequence ATGATAAAAATAATCTGGTCAATTTGTGCTAAGAAAGAATTTGACAAGGTTTATCAATATTGGGCAGATCACAATAAATCAAATATTTATCCGGAAAAAATTCTTGATGAAACTGTGCGAATGATTAATCTATTGAGAGATCAAAATAAAATTGGACTAAAAAGTAGTACAAAAGAATTACGAAGAGTTTTAATATTGGAAAATTTCTCATTAAGTTATCGGCTTACAAAAAAAAGAAATTAA
- a CDS encoding FeoA family protein, giving the protein MKDNYPQTLSSFPKNKLGKISGYDNDHLKMPNKIIEMGLLPETIFRILYQAPFNGPLYVEFGEEKSRIALRKEEGEYIMVEDWN; this is encoded by the coding sequence TTGAAAGATAACTATCCACAAACGTTAAGCAGTTTTCCTAAGAACAAACTTGGGAAAATTTCGGGCTATGATAACGATCACTTGAAGATGCCCAACAAAATCATCGAAATGGGGCTTCTGCCTGAAACTATTTTCAGAATTCTGTATCAGGCACCTTTCAATGGTCCTTTATACGTGGAGTTTGGTGAAGAAAAAAGCCGCATTGCACTTCGCAAAGAAGAAGGTGAATATATCATGGTAGAAGATTGGAATTGA
- a CDS encoding GLPGLI family protein, with translation MKKYFVLSLVFWLGTYIKSQEIEFEPLIKATYTSSLKYGSNFRVNQTFILLGNAKDYYFAGYKNYLKDTDQEEVLKKGSGITLTIGDYFQERLIKQNDAISLFGMFRDERLIYDEKVVLKWVLYSDTKIINGIKCQMAATNKYGRRWIAYFSTEHQIPIGPYKFTGLPGLIFEIYDTRDEYHFTLIKLEKNTDDFEFSLKGYKKFNKKDFLKASYNLEFTTSGFPMEADMRKEFEDILEAKKKRYNNPLELKPFE, from the coding sequence ATGAAAAAATACTTTGTTTTGAGTTTAGTCTTTTGGTTGGGTACATATATCAAAAGCCAAGAAATAGAATTTGAGCCATTAATCAAAGCTACATATACTAGCTCTTTAAAATATGGTTCAAACTTTCGTGTCAATCAAACTTTTATCTTATTAGGAAATGCAAAAGACTATTATTTTGCAGGATATAAAAATTATCTAAAAGATACAGATCAAGAAGAGGTTCTAAAAAAAGGTAGTGGAATTACCCTGACTATTGGAGATTATTTCCAAGAGAGATTGATTAAACAGAATGATGCAATCAGTTTGTTTGGTATGTTTAGAGATGAAAGATTGATTTACGATGAAAAGGTTGTCTTGAAGTGGGTATTATACTCAGACACAAAAATAATTAACGGAATAAAATGTCAAATGGCAGCAACTAATAAGTACGGCAGACGCTGGATTGCCTATTTTTCGACAGAACATCAAATTCCCATTGGTCCATATAAATTCACAGGTCTTCCGGGATTGATATTTGAAATATATGATACTAGAGATGAATATCATTTTACATTAATTAAACTCGAAAAGAATACAGATGATTTTGAGTTTAGTCTCAAAGGATATAAAAAGTTTAATAAGAAGGACTTTTTGAAAGCATCCTACAATTTAGAATTTACCACTTCAGGATTTCCGATGGAGGCTGATATGAGGAAAGAATTTGAAGATATACTTGAAGCTAAAAAGAAAAGATACAACAACCCATTGGAGCTAAAACCATTTGAATAA
- the feoB gene encoding ferrous iron transport protein B, translating into MQEKNKKQVLLVGNPNVGKSTIFNALCNKKQKTGNYAGVTVSSHSGNYTYKNEEVEIIDLPGSYSIYPSSEDEAIFSKFLLEGQKNFAGVVYILEALSLKRGLLLFQQIQDLGIPMILVVNQIDQAERRGINIDIDQFSEALNIKIIQTNAKEQLGIEAIKEAILRNNFAKTEKNSFEIPAEHKDFLNKVSAHNQFKNDYKAWMSLSVDADLNKLDSAADLITDSEGKSLVPKRLQVQEVVRRYQNIDKVLSNVISKKPQFKELLTEKLDKVLVHPFWGYVVFLFILLIIFQSVFFIAEYPMNWIDEFFAWLSAFSAEHLPEGPINSLVSQGIIPGLGGIIIFAPQIGILLYFLYLLEDSGYMARVIFLMDRFLRPFGLNGKSIVPLVSGTACAIPAVISTRNIENFRERLLTILVTPFMTCSARLPVYSIIIGLIISDKTIFGIQYKALVLLGMYLLGFIVALLSAAVLKGFIKNKGKTYLVMDLPTYKKPLFGYDLKMVLGKVWEFITGAGKIIFIVSIIIWFLSYFGPKQTADQIVATDVELDHSYLAKMGKAIEPAIAPLGYDWKMGVGILTSFVAREVFVGTMSTLYSLDDEAPEGKVIDKMRMDVKPNGEKVFSFATGISVLLFYAFAMQCVSTIAVVYRETKSWKWTGFQVVMMTGLAYFVSLIAYQILK; encoded by the coding sequence ATGCAGGAAAAAAACAAAAAACAGGTACTTTTAGTCGGAAACCCAAACGTAGGGAAGTCAACGATTTTTAATGCACTTTGCAATAAAAAGCAGAAAACCGGCAACTACGCCGGCGTTACAGTATCTAGTCATTCAGGAAATTACACGTACAAAAACGAGGAGGTTGAGATTATAGACCTTCCGGGGTCTTACAGTATTTATCCAAGTTCAGAAGATGAAGCTATTTTTTCTAAATTTCTACTGGAGGGACAAAAAAATTTTGCCGGAGTGGTTTATATTTTAGAAGCTTTAAGTTTAAAAAGAGGATTGCTTTTATTTCAGCAGATTCAGGATTTGGGTATTCCGATGATTCTGGTGGTAAATCAGATTGACCAGGCAGAAAGACGAGGCATAAATATCGATATTGACCAATTTTCAGAGGCGTTGAATATTAAAATTATTCAGACAAACGCAAAAGAACAGTTAGGAATAGAAGCTATTAAAGAAGCTATTCTGAGAAATAATTTTGCTAAAACAGAAAAAAACTCATTTGAAATTCCTGCAGAGCATAAAGATTTTTTAAATAAAGTTTCTGCTCACAATCAGTTTAAAAACGATTATAAAGCATGGATGAGCCTTTCTGTGGATGCAGACTTGAACAAATTGGATTCCGCAGCAGATCTGATTACTGATTCTGAAGGTAAAAGCTTGGTTCCTAAAAGATTGCAGGTGCAGGAAGTGGTAAGGAGATACCAAAATATTGATAAAGTTTTATCAAATGTAATTTCTAAAAAACCGCAGTTTAAAGAACTTTTAACCGAGAAATTAGATAAAGTACTGGTTCATCCTTTTTGGGGCTACGTGGTTTTCTTATTTATTTTGTTAATTATTTTTCAAAGCGTTTTCTTTATTGCAGAATATCCGATGAACTGGATTGATGAGTTTTTTGCCTGGCTATCTGCTTTCAGTGCAGAACATCTTCCGGAAGGCCCCATCAACTCATTGGTTTCACAGGGAATTATTCCCGGATTAGGCGGAATCATCATCTTTGCACCACAAATCGGAATTTTATTATACTTCCTTTATCTTTTGGAAGATTCGGGATATATGGCGAGAGTTATTTTTCTGATGGACAGGTTTTTACGCCCATTTGGGTTAAACGGGAAAAGTATCGTTCCATTGGTTTCCGGGACGGCTTGTGCAATTCCTGCAGTCATTTCGACAAGAAATATAGAGAATTTCAGAGAAAGGTTACTCACAATTCTTGTCACACCATTTATGACCTGCTCGGCGAGACTTCCGGTTTACAGCATCATCATCGGATTAATTATTTCAGATAAAACCATCTTCGGAATTCAGTACAAAGCTTTGGTACTATTGGGAATGTATTTGTTAGGATTCATCGTCGCATTACTTTCTGCAGCAGTTTTAAAAGGTTTCATAAAAAATAAAGGAAAAACATACCTGGTGATGGATTTACCAACATACAAAAAACCTCTTTTTGGATATGATCTGAAAATGGTTTTAGGTAAAGTCTGGGAATTTATCACAGGAGCCGGTAAAATCATATTTATTGTAAGTATCATCATTTGGTTTTTGAGTTATTTCGGACCGAAACAAACAGCAGATCAAATTGTTGCTACGGATGTAGAATTAGATCATTCTTACTTAGCTAAAATGGGAAAAGCGATCGAACCCGCAATCGCACCTTTAGGCTACGACTGGAAAATGGGAGTCGGAATTTTAACGAGTTTTGTGGCAAGAGAGGTTTTCGTTGGTACGATGTCGACTTTATACAGTTTGGATGACGAGGCTCCGGAAGGCAAAGTAATCGATAAAATGCGAATGGATGTAAAACCGAATGGCGAAAAAGTCTTCAGTTTTGCAACCGGAATTTCGGTCTTACTATTTTATGCGTTTGCAATGCAGTGTGTTTCTACCATTGCAGTAGTATATAGAGAAACAAAAAGCTGGAAATGGACTGGCTTTCAGGTGGTAATGATGACAGGTTTGGCATATTTTGTGTCATTAATAGCTTATCAAATTTTAAAATAA
- a CDS encoding response regulator transcription factor encodes MKTIPIAIVDDHTLMSKALENMISESPKYRVVMNQPNGEDFISALENTTELPEVVLMDINMPYKNGIETTEWLTEHHPDIKVIALTMEDDEKILIKMLKAGAKGYLLKDMQPSILFQAIDTVFEKGSFYTDFVAQKLMKVQTENAKNASLLSDLKEREKEFIKLACSELTYKEIADKMCLSPKTIDGYRDSVFVKLEIKNRVGLVLFALKHDLC; translated from the coding sequence ATGAAAACGATTCCGATTGCTATTGTTGATGATCATACACTAATGTCTAAGGCACTAGAAAACATGATTTCAGAAAGCCCAAAATATCGGGTAGTGATGAATCAGCCAAACGGCGAAGATTTTATCTCTGCTTTAGAAAATACAACTGAACTTCCGGAGGTAGTTTTGATGGACATCAATATGCCATACAAAAACGGAATAGAAACCACCGAATGGCTTACCGAGCATCATCCCGACATCAAAGTAATTGCATTGACGATGGAAGATGATGAGAAAATTCTGATCAAAATGCTGAAAGCGGGTGCGAAAGGATATTTACTAAAAGATATGCAGCCTTCAATTCTATTTCAGGCAATAGATACGGTTTTTGAAAAAGGCAGTTTCTATACTGATTTTGTAGCCCAAAAACTCATGAAAGTACAAACAGAGAATGCCAAAAACGCTTCTCTTCTTTCAGATTTAAAAGAGAGAGAAAAAGAATTTATCAAATTGGCATGCAGCGAACTTACTTACAAAGAAATCGCCGACAAAATGTGCTTGAGTCCCAAAACCATTGATGGCTACAGAGATTCTGTTTTCGTAAAATTAGAAATAAAAAACAGAGTAGGGCTTGTTCTATTTGCCTTGAAGCATGATTTATGTTGA
- the glmM gene encoding phosphoglucosamine mutase, whose protein sequence is MSLIKSISGIRGTIGGKVNDNLTPLDVVKFASAFGTWLQNNKNKKDLTLIIGRDARISGSMVNSLVCATLQGLGIHVVDLGLSTTPTVEIMVPELNADGGIILTASHNPKQWNALKLLNEKGEFINGENGAEVLALAEAEDFNYAEVDDLGKYETKDDAFDIHIQQILDLPMVDVEAIKAKKYKIVLDAVNSTGGIAIPMLLDKLGCATVKLYCEPNGQFPHNPEPLKEHLGDICELVIKEKADFGVVVDPDVDRLALVDENGEMFGEEYTLVAVADYLLKNKNGVAISNLSSSRALRDVAKTHNSEYFASAVGEVNVVNLMKERNAVIGGEGNGGIIYPELHYGRDSLVGVALFLTHLAKENKTVSELRAGYPSYFMGKKKIELTPEINVDDLLTKMEKEYQNEEVSTVDGVKIDFENNWVHLRKSNTEPIIRIYTEAFSQEEADKLGDDMIAKIRSLI, encoded by the coding sequence ATGTCATTAATAAAAAGTATCTCCGGAATCAGAGGAACGATCGGTGGAAAAGTAAATGATAACCTGACACCGCTTGATGTCGTGAAATTTGCTTCTGCCTTCGGAACTTGGCTTCAGAATAATAAAAATAAAAAAGATTTAACCCTAATCATCGGTCGTGATGCCAGAATTTCAGGTTCAATGGTAAATTCGCTAGTTTGCGCAACTTTGCAAGGTTTGGGAATCCATGTTGTAGATTTAGGACTTTCAACGACTCCAACGGTTGAAATTATGGTTCCTGAATTGAATGCTGATGGGGGAATTATTCTGACAGCTTCACACAATCCAAAACAGTGGAATGCATTGAAATTGCTCAACGAAAAAGGCGAATTCATCAACGGAGAAAACGGTGCAGAAGTTTTAGCATTGGCGGAAGCTGAAGATTTCAATTATGCTGAAGTAGATGATTTAGGAAAATACGAAACAAAAGATGATGCTTTTGATATTCATATTCAGCAGATTCTTGATTTGCCGATGGTAGATGTTGAAGCCATTAAGGCTAAAAAATATAAAATCGTATTAGATGCCGTAAATTCTACAGGTGGAATTGCAATTCCGATGCTTTTAGATAAATTAGGTTGCGCAACGGTAAAATTATACTGCGAACCCAACGGACAATTCCCACACAATCCTGAACCGTTGAAAGAACATTTGGGAGACATTTGTGAATTGGTGATCAAAGAAAAAGCAGATTTTGGCGTTGTAGTAGATCCGGATGTAGACAGATTGGCATTAGTTGACGAAAACGGAGAAATGTTCGGTGAAGAATATACGTTGGTTGCCGTTGCAGATTATCTTTTGAAAAACAAAAATGGAGTTGCCATTTCAAATCTTTCTTCAAGCCGTGCTTTGAGAGATGTCGCAAAAACTCACAACTCAGAATATTTTGCAAGTGCTGTAGGAGAAGTGAATGTGGTGAATCTAATGAAAGAAAGAAATGCCGTTATCGGTGGCGAAGGAAACGGTGGAATTATCTATCCTGAACTTCATTACGGAAGAGATTCTTTGGTGGGTGTTGCTTTGTTTCTGACGCATCTGGCGAAAGAAAACAAAACGGTTTCCGAATTGAGAGCCGGCTACCCAAGTTATTTTATGGGGAAAAAGAAAATCGAACTGACTCCAGAAATAAATGTTGATGATCTTTTAACTAAAATGGAAAAAGAGTATCAAAATGAAGAGGTTTCTACGGTTGACGGAGTAAAAATAGATTTTGAAAACAATTGGGTTCACCTTAGAAAGTCTAATACAGAACCAATTATCAGGATTTATACAGAAGCTTTCTCACAGGAAGAAGCCGACAAATTAGGCGATGATATGATTGCAAAAATCAGAAGTTTGATTTAA
- a CDS encoding DUF2683 family protein: MTITINPKNKKELAKIKAILKAVEIDFVEEIHNDDWWNKISEAEKELIEEGIKDFEKGNVVSHEDFLKSYGR, translated from the coding sequence ATGACAATTACCATTAATCCAAAAAACAAAAAAGAACTCGCCAAGATAAAAGCAATTTTGAAGGCAGTGGAAATTGATTTTGTAGAAGAAATTCATAATGATGATTGGTGGAATAAGATTTCTGAAGCTGAGAAAGAATTAATAGAAGAAGGAATAAAAGATTTTGAAAAAGGAAATGTTGTTTCACATGAAGATTTTTTAAAATCGTACGGAAGATGA
- a CDS encoding GLPGLI family protein: MKNFFSILFIAVFAIANAQDSKETANRFFYELTFKPKKDSAKIEKVMTVLDITKQKSIYRDYTTISQDSIIKVQIEAMQKSGVYKDLSKSVKMPKFSEKIDKFYPDMKVLYIERVANGFTPISIGYSENLKFDWKILNEKEKIGTYNTQKATADFGGRKWTAWFTTDLPFQDGPFKFHGLPGLIVKIEDSEKNYSWVLQGNKKVENWEEISYAEKISGMNSKVSEVSREKFNKTFSDFKKDPLASARPYLKAEMMSQKMPGSELTIGEMVKTQEKMYKDFYNSNDNPVELTNKVSVGNLEKVGKEKDKK; the protein is encoded by the coding sequence ATGAAAAATTTCTTTTCAATATTATTTATTGCAGTTTTTGCAATTGCCAATGCTCAGGATTCTAAAGAAACTGCAAACAGATTCTTTTACGAATTGACATTTAAGCCTAAAAAAGATTCTGCTAAGATTGAGAAAGTGATGACTGTGTTAGACATCACAAAGCAAAAATCTATTTACAGAGATTATACAACAATTTCTCAGGATTCTATCATCAAAGTACAGATAGAAGCAATGCAAAAGTCTGGTGTGTATAAGGATCTGTCTAAATCTGTTAAAATGCCGAAATTTTCAGAAAAAATAGATAAATTTTACCCTGATATGAAAGTTCTTTATATCGAAAGGGTAGCAAACGGATTTACTCCAATCAGTATTGGTTACAGTGAAAATTTAAAATTTGACTGGAAAATCCTGAATGAAAAAGAGAAAATAGGAACTTACAACACTCAGAAAGCAACAGCTGATTTTGGAGGCAGAAAATGGACAGCTTGGTTTACCACAGATCTTCCTTTTCAAGACGGTCCTTTTAAATTTCACGGCTTACCGGGACTTATCGTTAAAATAGAAGATTCTGAAAAAAATTATTCATGGGTTCTACAAGGAAACAAAAAAGTTGAAAACTGGGAAGAAATCTCTTATGCTGAGAAAATATCAGGGATGAACTCAAAAGTAAGCGAAGTTTCCAGAGAGAAATTCAACAAAACTTTCAGTGATTTCAAAAAAGATCCTCTTGCTTCTGCCAGACCATATCTGAAAGCAGAGATGATGTCTCAGAAAATGCCTGGAAGCGAACTTACAATTGGTGAGATGGTGAAAACGCAAGAGAAAATGTACAAAGATTTTTACAATTCTAATGACAATCCTGTTGAACTAACGAATAAAGTAAGCGTTGGAAACCTGGAAAAAGTGGGTAAAGAGAAAGATAAAAAATAA
- a CDS encoding sensor histidine kinase, which produces MEKDKLVIIFTVTLLIIVLTMIFVYVIFIRKKTMLLIAQNEKDLYFEKELATSQVEMKEQTLNYIGQELHDDLGQKLSVVRLRQNQLIPKLRNAEKEELTELNELLGECIQDIRNLSKTLITEQIIHFGLIESVEREIHRIKKLKLLRIHLTTQKHDIDISPKHGLIIFRIIQESINNILKHSNAKNVSIEVEDDQDILRITISDNGKGFNTDTIKDGSGLKNMELRAKLIHAEFAIQSKLKEGTKTSIIYHKNLP; this is translated from the coding sequence ATGGAAAAAGATAAATTAGTGATTATTTTTACAGTTACTCTGTTGATTATTGTGCTTACGATGATTTTCGTTTACGTGATTTTCATCCGAAAAAAAACGATGCTTCTGATCGCACAAAATGAGAAAGATTTATATTTTGAAAAAGAGCTCGCTACCTCGCAGGTCGAGATGAAAGAGCAAACATTAAACTACATCGGTCAGGAGCTTCACGATGATTTGGGGCAAAAACTTTCTGTCGTAAGATTAAGGCAAAATCAATTGATTCCCAAACTTAGAAATGCAGAAAAAGAAGAATTAACTGAGCTCAACGAATTATTGGGCGAATGCATTCAGGATATCAGAAATTTGTCTAAAACCTTGATCACGGAACAGATCATTCATTTCGGATTGATAGAATCTGTAGAAAGAGAAATTCATCGAATAAAAAAACTGAAATTACTAAGAATACATCTCACCACTCAGAAACATGATATAGACATCTCGCCAAAGCATGGTTTGATTATTTTCAGAATCATTCAGGAAAGTATTAATAATATTTTGAAGCATTCAAACGCTAAAAACGTATCTATTGAAGTAGAAGATGACCAAGATATTCTCAGAATTACAATTTCAGATAACGGAAAAGGTTTTAATACCGATACGATAAAAGATGGATCTGGATTGAAAAATATGGAATTGAGAGCAAAATTGATTCATGCAGAATTTGCCATCCAATCTAAGCTGAAAGAAGGAACAAAAACATCAATAATCTACCATAAAAATTTACCATGA
- a CDS encoding helix-turn-helix transcriptional regulator, which yields MGTNLKRLRSKTKYSNQDIADLLGVDRNTYANWENETTDVKSQFIPQLADIFKVKIQDLFEEDRKLEISNNTFDNKDNSIGLIIFNISDKATIDSFTSKFQELIKELKK from the coding sequence ATAGGAACCAATCTTAAACGACTACGAAGCAAAACGAAATACTCGAATCAGGATATTGCAGATCTGCTGGGTGTAGACAGAAATACATACGCAAATTGGGAAAATGAGACCACGGATGTAAAATCTCAATTTATTCCGCAATTGGCAGATATTTTTAAAGTGAAAATTCAGGATCTTTTTGAAGAAGATCGAAAATTAGAAATTTCCAATAATACTTTTGATAACAAAGACAATTCTATTGGATTAATTATTTTTAACATTTCTGATAAAGCAACTATTGATAGTTTTACTTCTAAATTTCAAGAATTAATAAAAGAATTAAAAAAGTAG
- a CDS encoding carboxypeptidase-like regulatory domain-containing protein has protein sequence MIRKISLFLMVFLSVIAFAQKTVSGKITDEDGIAIPSASVTVEEPGKDAILAYGITNSKGEYKVTFTSAEQNVDLKVKAFNQKPLIKQISNSDQTLTFKMQSEATEIKEVQLKTKMITARGDTISYDLKAFDSKNDRTLADVMRKIPGIEVNADGTILYQGNAINKFYVEGKDLMEGGYGTITNSLPKDAIQKLEVLENHQPVKMLQGKIPSDAAAINIKLKNSVTMTGRGEVGVGIADPALWNVKLTPMFFSKKSQWVANYKTNNMGEQVENEGNILAFGNRFEGRRINASQNDWLNVENASVPNLPVKRYLFNNVHYISANYLTNIDKKKEWELKANANYTNNAVERESYSQTDYFATEETPAFRTTQNILNNFFTDKVKGELIFTKNAKKGFFKNTTSFSQFWNGDRAVVDRTDDLGSRNGQEALQSPTSSFQNSLSTIIPWKEKMVNVQSFISYQNDSQKLDISPASYLNIPGFSPGSAAEFVRQNLQLKSFEANHSANIGFSSKGWTFTPEVGLNYKSTDLRSALTNYQGGQPFGYGVNFDNDLQYTTATPYGSVGINFKNDSWMLYANAPVNSNNITAEDPLRNVSRSVNKMTFEPNLFAQYNFASFFKASLNGNISNNFGEVNTAYSGFLMTSPTSLNAMEASNPIPENNNKSAGARLEYRNPLNNLFFNVSYRLSDARRNLISNPTIVGGYSVMRYIEQDNNVVSSGYNAEVGKYFPKFKTNASVSYSNNTSTSDAFLNDASFTNKNNSQSFGIKFNNTYFSWMSVDYTANLSRTNQTSTGRVNSEASRTGFTHNLGLFLYPLENHTIGFNWDQVNTSAANQEYRNGFYDLSYQFSWAKRKIDFELKWMNIANKKVFETYDINTTNISYTRILLRPSQVMFTVKFNFK, from the coding sequence ATGATCAGAAAAATCTCCTTATTTCTCATGGTATTTTTATCTGTAATTGCTTTCGCTCAGAAAACAGTTTCCGGGAAAATCACAGATGAAGACGGCATTGCAATCCCAAGTGCAAGTGTAACGGTGGAAGAGCCCGGCAAAGATGCCATCCTTGCATACGGAATTACAAATTCTAAGGGAGAATATAAGGTGACATTCACTTCTGCTGAGCAAAATGTGGATCTGAAGGTGAAAGCTTTTAACCAAAAACCTCTCATAAAGCAAATCAGTAACAGCGATCAGACTTTAACTTTCAAAATGCAGTCTGAAGCTACAGAAATAAAAGAAGTACAGCTGAAAACCAAAATGATTACCGCAAGAGGAGACACCATTTCGTACGATCTGAAAGCTTTTGACAGCAAAAACGACCGTACTTTGGCTGATGTGATGAGAAAAATTCCCGGAATAGAAGTGAACGCAGACGGTACCATTCTATATCAGGGAAATGCCATCAATAAATTTTATGTGGAAGGTAAAGATCTCATGGAAGGTGGTTATGGTACGATCACAAACTCACTTCCGAAGGATGCTATTCAAAAACTTGAAGTTTTAGAAAATCACCAACCCGTAAAAATGCTACAGGGGAAAATACCTTCTGATGCAGCAGCTATCAATATTAAGCTTAAAAATTCTGTCACGATGACAGGTCGTGGTGAAGTGGGTGTCGGAATTGCAGATCCTGCGCTTTGGAATGTAAAATTAACCCCAATGTTTTTCAGTAAAAAAAGCCAGTGGGTAGCCAATTACAAGACCAATAATATGGGTGAGCAGGTAGAAAATGAAGGAAATATTTTAGCTTTTGGAAACAGATTTGAAGGACGCAGAATAAATGCCTCACAGAATGACTGGCTCAATGTAGAAAATGCTAGTGTTCCAAATCTTCCTGTAAAACGATATTTGTTTAATAATGTACATTATATATCAGCAAATTATCTTACCAATATCGATAAGAAAAAAGAATGGGAACTGAAGGCAAATGCAAATTATACAAACAATGCCGTTGAAAGAGAATCTTACAGTCAGACAGATTATTTTGCTACCGAAGAAACTCCGGCATTCCGTACCACACAAAATATATTAAATAATTTCTTCACCGATAAAGTAAAAGGCGAGTTGATTTTTACAAAAAATGCGAAAAAAGGATTCTTTAAAAATACGACGAGCTTTTCACAATTTTGGAATGGCGACAGAGCTGTGGTAGACAGAACGGATGATCTAGGCAGCAGAAACGGACAAGAGGCTTTGCAATCTCCTACTTCTTCTTTTCAAAACTCTTTGAGTACGATTATACCGTGGAAAGAAAAGATGGTAAATGTACAATCATTTATCAGCTATCAGAATGACAGCCAAAAATTAGACATATCGCCAGCTTCATACCTTAATATTCCTGGGTTTTCGCCAGGAAGTGCTGCTGAATTTGTAAGACAAAATTTGCAGTTGAAGTCCTTTGAAGCAAATCATTCTGCAAATATTGGATTCTCTTCTAAAGGCTGGACCTTCACACCAGAGGTTGGTTTGAATTATAAATCTACAGATTTGCGATCAGCTCTTACGAATTACCAAGGTGGTCAGCCCTTTGGATATGGAGTTAATTTTGACAACGACTTACAATATACCACAGCTACACCTTACGGAAGCGTAGGAATCAATTTTAAAAATGATTCTTGGATGCTTTATGCAAATGCTCCGGTAAACTCAAACAATATTACTGCTGAAGACCCTTTGAGAAATGTTTCGAGATCTGTCAATAAAATGACCTTCGAGCCCAATCTATTTGCTCAGTATAATTTTGCTTCATTCTTTAAAGCATCATTAAATGGAAATATTAGCAACAATTTTGGGGAAGTAAATACAGCATACTCAGGATTTTTAATGACATCTCCTACATCTTTAAATGCAATGGAAGCAAGTAATCCTATTCCTGAAAATAATAATAAATCTGCAGGAGCAAGATTGGAATACAGAAATCCTCTAAACAATTTATTTTTCAATGTTAGCTACAGACTCTCAGATGCTAGAAGAAATTTAATTTCGAATCCTACAATCGTTGGCGGATATTCTGTCATGAGATATATAGAGCAAGATAATAATGTTGTGAGCAGCGGATATAATGCTGAAGTAGGAAAATACTTTCCGAAATTTAAAACAAATGCTTCTGTGAGTTACAGTAACAATACATCAACCTCTGACGCATTTTTGAATGACGCATCTTTTACAAACAAAAACAACAGCCAGTCTTTTGGTATTAAATTTAACAACACTTACTTTAGCTGGATGAGTGTAGATTACACAGCCAATCTATCCAGAACAAATCAAACAAGTACGGGACGTGTAAATTCTGAAGCTTCGAGAACAGGTTTCACACACAATCTGGGACTTTTCTTATATCCTTTAGAAAACCATACAATAGGTTTCAATTGGGATCAGGTCAATACAAGCGCTGCTAACCAAGAGTACCGCAACGGGTTCTACGATCTTTCCTATCAGTTTTCTTGGGCAAAACGAAAAATAGATTTCGAATTGAAATGGATGAATATTGCTAACAAAAAAGTTTTTGAAACTTACGATATCAATACAACCAATATTTCTTACACAAGAATATTACTTCGCCCAAGTCAAGTCATGTTCACAGTAAAATTCAACTTTAAATAA